The Dysgonomonadaceae bacterium PH5-43 genomic sequence GGAATAACAAAACCGTTTCAACATCGAAAACGAGATACAAAATAGCGAAAAGATAATAACCCACCTTGAACTGAGTCCAAGAAGTTCCCCGAGTAGGAATACCGCACTCGTAAGGTTCACCTTTTACAGGATTTGTGGATCTGGGAGCTAATAGCCAAGCTATCAACAACGCAGCCACAACCATAACGATAGCTGTTATCAAGACAACTAAAAATAAAGCAGAGTTACTCATAAAGAGTGTTATTTTGTTATTAGAAATG encodes the following:
- a CDS encoding NADH-quinone oxidoreductase subunit A (product_source=KO:K00330; cog=COG0838; ko=KO:K00330; pfam=PF00507; superfamily=161098; transmembrane_helix_parts=Inside_1_6,TMhelix_7_29,Outside_30_56,TMhelix_57_79,Inside_80_85,TMhelix_86_108,Outside_109_117), with translation MSNSALFLVVLITAIVMVVAALLIAWLLAPRSTNPVKGEPYECGIPTRGTSWTQFKVGYYLFAILYLVFDVETVLLFPWATVMVDLGIDGLICMAFFFVVLTLGLVYAWKKGALEWK